The DNA region TGTGAAAAAGCAAACCTTAGCCCAGACCTTACCAAATGTTGAAGCATATCCGCTACCGCGCCAGCAGCCTATTGCGTCTGCGAAGCAGTGGAGCGATATGAAAGAAGCGGAAGACAAAGAGCTAATCGCCCTCGCGTCAAAAGGCGACTCCTTGGCCTTCCATACTTTAGTCGAACGTTACCGGACACGGGTTGCTGCAATATCCTACCAGATTATCGGCAATTATGAAGACGCCCGCGATGTATCGCAGGAAGTCTTTGTCAAGTTGTTCCGAAGTTTAAGCACTTTCGATGCTGACAAAAAGTTTTTCACATGGCTATATCGCATGACAGTCAATGCAAGCATCGACTTTCTGCGCTCGCGCCGGAAGCGTAATTTGGAAAATAGTATCGAAGAACAACCGGAATACTATCAGGAAACGATTGCTCATCCCGATGGTGACGGTTTTTCCCGCTTCGAGTCGAAAGAGTTGGCAGGAATCTTTCACGAGATTGCCGACCGGTTGAACCCGAATCAAAGAACCGCTTTTGCACTTTGCGATTTGGAAGGCTTTACTCCTGCCGAGGCGGCAGCGATTATGGGTTGCCCGAAAGTAACGCTGCGGTGGTATCTCCATGAAGCCCGAAAGCGCGTTCGTAATGAAATGTTGAAGCTTTATCCAGAATACGCCCGAAAATAAAATCATATCAAAGTAATTTGTGTAACAACCTCCCAATCGGGAGGTTGTTTTTT from bacterium includes:
- a CDS encoding RNA polymerase sigma factor, encoding MKKQTLAQTLPNVEAYPLPRQQPIASAKQWSDMKEAEDKELIALASKGDSLAFHTLVERYRTRVAAISYQIIGNYEDARDVSQEVFVKLFRSLSTFDADKKFFTWLYRMTVNASIDFLRSRRKRNLENSIEEQPEYYQETIAHPDGDGFSRFESKELAGIFHEIADRLNPNQRTAFALCDLEGFTPAEAAAIMGCPKVTLRWYLHEARKRVRNEMLKLYPEYARK